The following proteins are co-located in the Argopecten irradians isolate NY chromosome 9, Ai_NY, whole genome shotgun sequence genome:
- the LOC138331407 gene encoding alpha-ketoglutarate-dependent dioxygenase alkB homolog 4-like: MEVCGCKGIRTCVICEGKGKLPAGSEQKGVCTYFCEYCGKAWPGIKSPWKQHPDHLGTPIDFPGIKIIQNFVSEEEERSICEEIYRVPFAVSQSGRRKQDYGPKVNFKKKKLKCDAFTGLPNFSQPLYRRMKEVTELADFKPVELCNLEYSPLRGSAIDPHFDDFWLWGDRLVTLNLLSDTYLYFVKDDEDVEVKVPLHQRSLIVVYGPARNTWKHGIHREDISKDRIAITLRELSLEFQTDSKLIDVGKKLEDAALTFQGKVVGS; this comes from the exons ATGGAGGTCTGTGGATGTAAAGGAATACGCACATGTGTCATTTGTGAAGGAAAGGGGAAGTTGCCAGCAGGATCTGAACAGAAG GGAGTCTGTACTTACTTTTGTGAGTACTGTGGTAAGGCATGGCCAGGCATTAAATCACCTTGGAAACAGCATCCTGATCACCTTGGCACCCCCATAGATTTCCCAGGAATTAAAATTATCCAGAACTTTGTGTCAGAAGAGGAAGAAAGAAGCATATGTGAGGAGATATACAGAGTACCTTTTGCTGTGTCACAATCAGGGAGGAGGAAACAG GATTATGGTCCAAAAGTGAATTTCAAGAAGAAAAAGTTGAAGTGTGATGCATTTACTGGACTTCCAAACTTCAGTCAACCACTGTATCGTCGGATGAAGGAAGTGACAGAACTAGCAGACTTCAAACCTGTAGAACTCTGCAATCTAGAGTACTCTCCCCTGAGAGGTTCAGCGATTGATCCACACTTCGACGATTTCTGGCTATGGGGTGATAGACTGGTGACATTGAACTTGTTGTCAGAcacttatttatattttgtcaaGGACGATGAGGACGTAGAGGTCAAAGTTCCCCTGCACCAGAGGTCACTGATCGTGGTTTATGGTCCAGCACGGAATACATGGAAACATGGCATTCATAGAGAGGATATCAGTAAAGATCGCATAGCTATTACACTTAGAGAGCTGTCCCTTGAGTTCCAAACAGACAGTAAATTAATAGATGTGGGTAAAAAACTTGAAGATGCTGCATTGACTTTTCAAGGAAAAGTGGTTGGTTCTTGA
- the LOC138331408 gene encoding leucine-rich repeat and WD repeat-containing protein 1-like, with the protein MATMMLSESMVRKASDGMSMSNIRSLNLSDRNLESLDPEVMNQLVSLTTLDLSNNNISSIPKEIRLQNLTTLDVSDNQLTSVSFGDNFPRLSSLYISGNTSLGKSGNLSAVCEIPSLTHVDEEKASYLLQVVKQIRSKFEIQVKAKWEVLFAAPYATGIQDDQVESVTEEFLHSLRTDGLMKNATSKFEKYMLEKLAKEMVESAKNMSIYQTTQSLPGTPRSARLNDLQSPETTPVRQSSRTPVPNRRLTDTPTTKPPTPKNGVPTPNNSKTPEKTPKDEGRGKKRRRDSSPGSPSKPNSKSYRTESGQMSSPKFSPKSPAAAKSRKRRRSSTPESENKQKAKSYRTESGRLSSPKYTSLREPRLDRLPPVPDYDPTYFVRCHSDEDGPSDDNTKVWRCAFEPKPNCPGEHTNLVATVGGKTVCLIDCKTGKVMRRFKDTDKKESFYTLAWTTIPVDEDNSTESTNILAVAGDACDVKLIHPSQLVMYAVLEGHRRYISCLAFHPSQPTILFSGGKDNRIIMWDIGIPDLSNYSTNFRKLRQLVTPQTDPLNLAISMSTNTLLAGCEKTCYLWRLKDLNNLSKEPNLELCLPVTDDQSDTSSSVSEGGDIVDGLVLLSDNYVVTKCVGSSSLTLFDLRPCVTKKQKGRGPLSVKVNPKALLNYIRTTVDYIYLASSQGNNQITTNGTNSCTI; encoded by the exons ATGGCAACTATGATGCTATCGGAATCTATGGTCAGGAAGGCTAGCGATGGGATGTCCATGTCTAACATTAGGAGTTTGAA TCTCTCCGATAGAAACTTAGAATCCTTAGATCCCGAGGTCATGAATCAACTGGTGAGCTTGACAACCCTTGACCTGTCAAACAACAACATCAGCAGTATTCCCAAGGAGATCCGGCTCCAAAACCTTACGACCCTTGACGTCTCGGATAATCAGTTGACGTCCGTATCGTTTGGAGATAACTTCCCCAGACTCTCCTCCCTATACATATCTGGCAATACAAGTCTTGGG AAATCGGGCAATTTGTCTGCTGTGTGTGAGATCCCAAGTCTGACCCATGTTGATGAAGAGAAGGCAAGCTATCTACTTCAGGTTGTCAAACAAATCCGCAGCAAGTTTGAGATTCAG GTGAAGGCCAAGTGGGAGGTTTTATTTGCGGCCCCTTATGCCACCGGTATCCAAGACGACCAGGTGGAGAGCGTCACTGAAGAGTTCCTTCACAGCCTCAGGACAGATGGGCTTATGAAAAATGCAACTTCCAAATTTGAAAAGTATATG CTTGAGAAGCTTGCAAAGGAAATGGTCGAGTCTGCCAAGAATATGTCCATCTACCAGACAACACAATCCCTACCAGGCACACCTCGCAGCGCCCGTCTTAACGACCTCCAATCTCCTGAGACAACACCTGTCCGTCAGAGCTCGCGAACACCTGTACCCAATCGACGACTCACGGACACACCGACAACCAAACCCCCAACACCTAAAAATGGAGTCCCAACTCCAAACAACTCTAAAACCCCAGAAAAGACGCCAAAGGATGAAGGCAGAGGCAAAAAACGACGTCGAGATTCCAGCCCGGGGTCACCATCTAAACCAAACTCCAAATCATACCGAACAGAATCTGGACAGATGTCGTCACCAAAGTTTAGTCCGAAATCACCAGCCGCAGCAAAAAGCCGGAAACGCAGAAGGTCATCAACACCTGAGTCTGAAAATAAGCAGAAGGCCAAGTCATACAGAACAGAGAGTGGTCGACTATCATCACCTAAATACACATCCCTCAGGGAACCTCGCCTAGATAGACTG cCCCCTGTACCTGACTACGATCCGACCTACTTCGTGCGCTGCCATTCTGACGAAGATGGCCCATCAGATGACAACACCAAGGTGTGGAGATGTGCATTTGAACCCAAACCCAACTGTCCAG GTGAGCACACAAACTTAGTGGCTACTGTGGGTGGTAAGACCGTCTGCTTGATTGACTGTAAAACAGGCAAGGTCATGAGGAGGTTCAAGGACACCGACAAGAAAGAG TCTTTCTACACCTTAGCCTGGACCACTATACCAGTTGACGAGGACAATTCCACAGAGTCCACCAACATCTTGGCTGTTGCTGGCGACGCCTGTGACGTGAAATTGATCCACCCGTCCCAGCTCGTCATGTACGCAGTACTGGAGGGCCACAGACGCTACATCAGCTGTCTGGCGTTCCATCCATCCCAACCAACTATCCTCTTCA GTGGTGGGAAGGACAACAGGATCATCATGTGGGACATTGGGATCCCAGATCTGTCGAATTACTCCACTAACTTCAG GAAGCTGCGGCAGTTGGTCACCCCTCAAACTGACCCCCTGAATTTGGCCATTAGCATGTCCACCAACACCCTGTTAGCCGGCTGTGAGAAGACCTGCTACTTGTGGAGGCTGAAGGACTTAAACAATCTCAGCAA GGAGCCAAACCTGGAGTTATGTCTGCCAGTAACCGACGATCAGAGTGATACGTCCAGCAGTGTCAGCGAGGGCGGAGATATTGTAGATGGACTTGTTCTCCTCTCGGACAACTATGTGG TAACTAAATGTGTTGGTAGCAGCAGTTTGACCCTGTTTGACCTTCGACCCTGTGTCACCAAGAAGCAGAAGGGTAGAGGGCCGTTGAGTGTCAAGGTCAATCCAAAAGCCCTACTTAATTACATCCGTACGACAGTGGACTACATCTACCTGGCTTCCTCTCAAGGTAACAATCAGATCACAACAAATGGAACAAATTCATGTACCATCTGA